One window from the genome of Saimiri boliviensis isolate mSaiBol1 chromosome 2, mSaiBol1.pri, whole genome shotgun sequence encodes:
- the RPL7A gene encoding LOW QUALITY PROTEIN: large ribosomal subunit protein eL8 (The sequence of the model RefSeq protein was modified relative to this genomic sequence to represent the inferred CDS: inserted 2 bases in 1 codon; deleted 1 base in 1 codon), whose protein sequence is MPKGEKAKGKKMAPGPAVVKKQEAEKVANPLFEPRPKNFGIGGDMQPKRDLTRFVKWPRXVRLQRQRSILYKRLKVPPAINQFTQALDRQTAIELLKLAQKYRPERRQEKQQRLLARAEKKAAGKGDVPTKRPPVLRSGINTVTALVEQKKAQLVVIAHDTDPIELVVFLPALCQKMGVPYCVIKGKARLGRLVHRKTCTTVAFTQVNEEDRGALAKVVEAVRTNSDRYEEIRRHWGGKVLGPKSVAHMARLEKAKAKEPESDSG, encoded by the exons ATG CCAAAAGGAGAgaaggccaaggggaagaagATGGCTCCAGGCCCTGCTGTtgtgaagaagcaggaggccGAGAAAGTGGCGAATCCCCTGTTTGAGCCCAGGCCGAAGAATTTCGGCATTG GAGGGGACATGCAACCGAAAAGAGACCTCACCCGCTTTGTTAAATGGCCCCG TGTCAGGTTGCAGCGGCAGAGAAGCATCCTGTACAAGCGGCTGAAAGTGCCTCCTGCCATCAACCAGTTCACCCAGGCCCTGGACCGCCAAACAG CTATTGAGCTGTTAAAGCTGGCCCAGAAGTATAGGCCCGAGAGACGGCAAGAAAAGCAGCAGAGGCTGTTGGCCCGTGCCGAGAAGAAAGCTGCTGGCAAAGGGGACGTCCCCACCAAGAGACCACCTGTACTTCGATCGG GAATCAACACAGTCACTGCGTTGGTTGAACAGAAGAAAGCCCAGCTGGTGGTGATTGCACACGACACGGATCCCATCGAG CTGGTGGTCTTCTTGCCTGCCCTGTGTCAGAAAATGGGAGTCCCTTATTGCGTCATCaaggggaaggcaagactgggacGTCTAGTCCACAGGAAGACGTGCACCACTGTTGCATTCACGCAAGTTAATGA GGAAGACAGAGGTGCCTTGGCCAAGGTGGTGGAAGCTGTCAGGACAAACAGTGACAGATATGAGGAG atACGCCGACACTGGGGAGGCAAAgtcctgggtcccaagtctgtggctcACATGGCCAGG CTGGAAAAAGCAAAGGCCAAAGAACCTGAAAGTGATTCGGGGTGA
- the LOC120360683 gene encoding mediator of RNA polymerase II transcription subunit 22 isoform X1, which produces MAQQRALPQSKETLLQSYNKRLKDDIKSVMDNFTEIIKTAKIEDETQVSRATQGEQDNYEMHVRAANIVRAGESLMKLVSDLKQFLILNDFPSVNEAIDQRNQQLRALQEECDRKLITLRDEISIDLYELEEEYYSSSSSLCEANDLPLCEAYGRLDLDTDSADGLSAPLLASPEPSAGPLQAAAPAHSHAGGPGPTEHA; this is translated from the exons ATGGCCCAGCAGAGAGCCCTGCCCCAGAGCAAGGAGACACTGCTGCAGTCTTACAACAAGCGGCTGAAGGATGACATCAAGTCCGTCATGGACAACTTCACCGAGATCATCAAGACCGCCAAG ATTGAGGACGAGACGCAGGTGTCACGGGCCACTCAAGGTGAACAGGACAATTACGAGATGCACGTGCGCGCCGCCAACATC GTCCGAGCCGGTGAGTCCCTGATGAAGCTGGTGTCCGACCTCAAGCAGTTCCTGATCCTCAACGACTTCCCCTCCGTGAACGAGGCCATCGACCAGCGCAACCAGCAGCTGCGTGCGCTGCAGGAGGAGTGCGACCGGAAGCTCATCACGCTGCGGGACGAGATCTCCATTGACCTCTACGAGCTGGAGGAGGAGTATTACTCGTCCAG CTCAAGCCTTTGCGAAGCTAATGACCTGCCTCTGTGCGAAGCTTACGGGAGGCTGGACCTCGACACAGACTCTGCTGATGGCCTCTCGGCCCCTCTGCTGGCGTCCCCGGAGCCCAGTGCTGGCCCCCTGCAGGCGGCAGCCCCTGCCCATTCCCATGCCGGCGGCCCGGGCCCCACTGAGCATGCCTGA
- the LOC120360683 gene encoding mediator of RNA polymerase II transcription subunit 22 isoform X2: protein MAQQRALPQSKETLLQSYNKRLKDDIKSVMDNFTEIIKTAKVRAGESLMKLVSDLKQFLILNDFPSVNEAIDQRNQQLRALQEECDRKLITLRDEISIDLYELEEEYYSSSSSLCEANDLPLCEAYGRLDLDTDSADGLSAPLLASPEPSAGPLQAAAPAHSHAGGPGPTEHA from the exons ATGGCCCAGCAGAGAGCCCTGCCCCAGAGCAAGGAGACACTGCTGCAGTCTTACAACAAGCGGCTGAAGGATGACATCAAGTCCGTCATGGACAACTTCACCGAGATCATCAAGACCGCCAAG GTCCGAGCCGGTGAGTCCCTGATGAAGCTGGTGTCCGACCTCAAGCAGTTCCTGATCCTCAACGACTTCCCCTCCGTGAACGAGGCCATCGACCAGCGCAACCAGCAGCTGCGTGCGCTGCAGGAGGAGTGCGACCGGAAGCTCATCACGCTGCGGGACGAGATCTCCATTGACCTCTACGAGCTGGAGGAGGAGTATTACTCGTCCAG CTCAAGCCTTTGCGAAGCTAATGACCTGCCTCTGTGCGAAGCTTACGGGAGGCTGGACCTCGACACAGACTCTGCTGATGGCCTCTCGGCCCCTCTGCTGGCGTCCCCGGAGCCCAGTGCTGGCCCCCTGCAGGCGGCAGCCCCTGCCCATTCCCATGCCGGCGGCCCGGGCCCCACTGAGCATGCCTGA
- the SURF6 gene encoding surfeit locus protein 6 isoform X2, with amino-acid sequence MASLLAKDTYLQSLARKICARPGPQPQARTRAGKTQGPETAGPPKKKRKKTQKKFREREEKAAERKAKSLGEKSPAASGARKPEADQGEAVSASSSAETPAGGLATEPESLFALDVLRQRLHEKIQEARGQGSAAELSPAALEKRQRRKQERDRKKRKRKELRAKEKARKAEEAAEAQEPVEPVPEGAGGAPREPAGLIFNKLSVDGFSRVSQKQRGHSVSRGFLAMRPVPPATERPCLPHENSEEIVEDLPGKVSINLDPEQWENWDGRKGHSRKEELAGRGGSHLQSQHFERLRQADHLRLGVEEHCLPCPQGSLVEDTFSL; translated from the exons ATGGCCTCGCTGCTCGCCAAGGACACCTACCTGCAGAGCCTGGCCAGGAAGATCTGCGCCCGGCCGGGCCCGCAGCCGCAGGCGCGCACGCGGG CTGGCAAAACTCAAGGCCCAGAAACTGCAGGGCCCccgaaaaagaaaaggaagaaaacacaaaagaaattccGGGAGCGAGAAGAAAAGGCTGCCGAGCGCAAGGCCAAGTCCTTGGGAGAGAAGTCGCCCGCAGCCTCTGGGGCCAGGAAGCCTGAGGCCGACCAAGGGGAAGCAGTTTCAGCTTCCAGCTCAGCAGAGACCCCCGCAG GTGGCCTGGCCACAGAGCCTGAGTCTCTGTTTGCCCTGGATGTTCTGCGACAGCGACTGCATGAGAAGATCCAGGAGGCCCGGGGCCAG GGCAGTGCCGCGGAGCTGTCCCCTGCTGCCCTGGAGAAAAGGCAGCGGAGAAAGCAGGAACGGGACCGGAAGAAGAGGAAGCGAAAGGAGCTGCGGGCGAAAGAGAAGGCCAGGAAGGCCGAGGAGGCCGCGGAGGCCCAGGAGCCCGTGGAACCAGTCCCGGAGGGGGCCGGCGGGGCGCCTCGGGAGCCGGCGGGGCTGATCTTCAATAAG CTCAGCGTGGACGGCTTCTCCAGGGTCAGCCAGAAGCAGCGGGGTCACAGCGTAAGCCGGGGCTTCCTGGCTATGAGGCCTGTCCCTCCAGCCACTGAGCGGCCCTGCTTACCCCACGAGAATTCGGAGGAGATAGTGGAGGACTTACCGGGGAAGGTGAGCATCAACCTTGACCCCGAACAATGGGAAAATTGGGATGGCAGGAAAGGGCATTCAAGAAAGGaagaattggctgggcgtggtggctcacacctgcaatcccagcactttgagaggctgaggcaggcagatcacttgaggttgggtgTTGAGGAACATTGTTTACCCTGCCCCCAGGGTTCCCTTGTGGAAGATACTTTTAGTTTGTGA
- the SURF6 gene encoding surfeit locus protein 6 isoform X1 has translation MASLLAKDTYLQSLARKICARPGPQPQARTRAGKTQGPETAGPPKKKRKKTQKKFREREEKAAERKAKSLGEKSPAASGARKPEADQGEAVSASSSAETPAGGLATEPESLFALDVLRQRLHEKIQEARGQGSAAELSPAALEKRQRRKQERDRKKRKRKELRAKEKARKAEEAAEAQEPVEPVPEGAGGAPREPAGLIFNKVEVREDEPASRAQRRKEKRRRVKGNLAPLTGRNYRQLLERLRARQSRLDELRGQDEGKARELEAKMKWTSLLYKAEGVKVRDDERLLQEALKRKEKRRAQRQRRWEKRAAGVVEKMQQRQDRRRQNLRRKKAARAEQRLLKARRKGRILPQDLERAGLA, from the exons ATGGCCTCGCTGCTCGCCAAGGACACCTACCTGCAGAGCCTGGCCAGGAAGATCTGCGCCCGGCCGGGCCCGCAGCCGCAGGCGCGCACGCGGG CTGGCAAAACTCAAGGCCCAGAAACTGCAGGGCCCccgaaaaagaaaaggaagaaaacacaaaagaaattccGGGAGCGAGAAGAAAAGGCTGCCGAGCGCAAGGCCAAGTCCTTGGGAGAGAAGTCGCCCGCAGCCTCTGGGGCCAGGAAGCCTGAGGCCGACCAAGGGGAAGCAGTTTCAGCTTCCAGCTCAGCAGAGACCCCCGCAG GTGGCCTGGCCACAGAGCCTGAGTCTCTGTTTGCCCTGGATGTTCTGCGACAGCGACTGCATGAGAAGATCCAGGAGGCCCGGGGCCAG GGCAGTGCCGCGGAGCTGTCCCCTGCTGCCCTGGAGAAAAGGCAGCGGAGAAAGCAGGAACGGGACCGGAAGAAGAGGAAGCGAAAGGAGCTGCGGGCGAAAGAGAAGGCCAGGAAGGCCGAGGAGGCCGCGGAGGCCCAGGAGCCCGTGGAACCAGTCCCGGAGGGGGCCGGCGGGGCGCCTCGGGAGCCGGCGGGGCTGATCTTCAATAAG GTGGAGGTGCGTGAAGACGAGCCGGCCAGCAGGGCGCAGcgcaggaaggagaagagacgGAGGGTGAAGGGGAACCTCGCGCCGCTGACCGGGAGGAACTACCGGCAGCTGCTGGAGCGCCTGCGGGCGCGGCAGAGCCGGCTGGACGAGCTGCGCGGCCAGGACGAGGGGAAGGCGCGGGAGCTGGAGGCCAAGATGAAGTGGACCAGCCTCCTGTACAAGGCGGAGGGCGTGAAGGTCCGGGACGACGAGCGCCTGCTGCAGGAGGCCCTGAAGCGCAAGGAGAAGCGCAGGGCGCAGCGGCAGCGCCGGTGGGAGAAGCGCGCGGCCGGCGTGGTGGAGAAGATGCAGCAGCGCCAGGACCGGCGGCGCCAGAACCTGCGCAGGAAGAAGGCGGCCCGCGCCGAGCAACGCCTGCTCAAGGCCCGCAGGAAGGGCCGCATCCTGCCGCAGGACCTGGAGCGCGCGGGCCTGGCCTGA